The Alnus glutinosa chromosome 10, dhAlnGlut1.1, whole genome shotgun sequence DNA window AAATACTAAGTCAGCGGACGTCTCTATTTTTTAACCGCCACATTGACCAAATCATCCTTTGTTGTTTCTATGGGGTTGCAAAGGTTTGCTATTATCAACTTCTGAGGGTTTTGGGGCTGCTTttcaatcattttcttttttttcttactctTGCTATGTTCTGGCCTGCAGATATCTCAACTAACCCTGACCTTTAgggaaataattttcaattatagGAAGCAACCACAATGTAAGCCACAAGTTTTCCGCAGTGTGTTTGTTGATTGGCCATCAGCACGGCGCAATGGAGTATGTTGCCTATTCTCTATTTAACTGTCGGTTTTCTAGATAAGTTTTAACCCTCTGAATGTTTTGGAAACAGAGAACAGCACAGGAACATGTTGATATCATTACATTTTACAACTCAATATTTATTCCTGCTGTAAAGCCTCTGCTGGTTGAGCTCGGCCCTGCTGGAACAACTGCAAAAACTAACCGAGTTCCTGAAGTCAGCAATTATAATGATGGTATGCTATTGTTTCAAGTTTATATGTAATCGTCATGCCCATTCTATTTGGTGTCCTTTGCAATTGCCATCCTGCTAGCCATTTCCTGATATGCTTCTTTTGTCTTTCCGGGCTGGTTAGCTCAATGTCCTGGATCACCTAAAATATCTCATTTTCCAAGTCTCCCCGATATGTCCCCGAAGAAAGTATCAGCAGCACACAATGTATACGTCTCTCCGTTGAGATCATCTAAGGTACTTGTCTATTTCTTTAGTGTTCGTATTTGGAAACTTTGCTCCTTTGTCAAATTAGTCAACCTCACATGTTAACAAGCCTACTATAGCAAAGGACAAAAAGCATATGACGAGAGTAATTATTCTTCATGTTGCTGCCTTGTGACCCTCAGTGGCATCAAAGGTTATAATTTACTTTCAAATTATTGATCCTTGATCAATTTTTACTGTGTCAAGAAATGAGCATTACTCTTATACTGCCCTTTCCCCGACCATATATGCTTAGGTCCTGGAGTTGTCTGTATCTGTTATGTGAAATGTTGTTTTGGTAGTGCATGCGGTATCCTGGATTGGGCCCTCTTGAGGTTTCCCTGTTTCATTGTTGTCCCCTCGGAAAGAGAGTATGGTTTCTTTCAGGGGTAGGCCATAAGTAATTGTGAATCATTCAGGAACATGGTTGTTTCTGTAGCCCTGCATATCCCCATTTAAAGAAGACCGTGTTACTTTCTCTTAAGCTATATAGACCATGGTCAATTAGGCCTCATTTTATTTGACCTTCAGTGTTCTTTGCATGCGACTTTCTGATGCTAACAGGGATGACTTCACTTATTTCTTTTGGGTCAATATGATCTCCAACTTCCTTTTTGTGATTGTGATGATGATTCTTACCCAAAAAGGATTATGATTATAATGATGTAGTGACTGATCTCAATGCATAAACTTGAGATCAAAATAAGTTGAATTGCTGATGGGCTTTGTTCTTATTAGTAGCTATGCATCCTTGGACTTAGCAGTTCCTTattttgagattaaaatttgaatttcatcTGCAGATGGATGCTTTAATCTCGCATAGCTCAAAAAGCTACTATGCTTGTGTTGGAGAGAGTACTCATGCATATCAGAGCCCTTCAAAAGACCTGAGTGCCATCAATAACCGATTGAATGGGTATGCTTTTTCTATATGCCTTCAACTTCTTAGGTTTgagccttttttctttttccttttcccctTTTTGTGCTATATCAACTATTTTCTCATccgtattttcttttcttcagtACCCGAAAGGTCAGAGGCACCTTAAACTTCGACGATGTTGATGTTGGCTTGGTTAGTGATTCTATGGTGGCCAATAGCCTCTACCTTCAAAATGGGACTTGTGCATCCTCATCAGGTGCACAAGTGAAATCTGAGCAACCTGACTCCTAATTCCATGGGCACAGTGTTCCTGCATGTAAATTCTAATTATTCTCTCATTCTCcacatatttaaatatatacttGTTAAGTTTGTGACAAGGGGTCTTGTACGGGCGGTTGTTTTAGTCTAGAATGCCGCCACAAATCCCCGTGTGCTTATGTAAGTTAGGTACGTAGCTCGGAAAAATGTAGTTGGCTCTGATTCACTAATCTAATAAAATTTGCTTTCTGCTTATTGTAGTTTTAAGTCATTGTTGATCTTTAGTCATTTACTCCAAGTTAATTATCAAGGGATGCTCACACGGTAATCCTGGCCTGGATGGACTCTCTCTTTGGTTGGAATAATATGACTTCTTTTTCTGTGGTTGGTCTCAGTTTTCACTTCACGATTTTCATTTATGAAGAACTTTTTAGTTAAAACAGCGTCTTTTGTTATCTTCTCAAGTTGCCTAAATCTCCAACATTTACTACCTACAATTTTGCTTAAGGGAGCAAGATTTACTTCCTTAGGCAATAGGTTAAAAGTTTATAGACAAGATTTACTGCCTACACTTTATTTACATCGTGTTAAAAGTAAACACAGGCAATAATCATCTTAAGGAAACAAGATTTACTGCCTACAATTTTGCTTCAGGTGGAGGATCCCTTAGAGAAATTGAAGCAACAAGTGTGGGAGCAAAAATTTGTgtgtttattttatgtgctATCCTAACATGGGATTAAGATCGTCTACAAGAATTATTAACGATTCGGGTAGGTGATTGTGAAAGACTATTTATGAGACctatctgaccaaataaaaattgagctgtCCAATCACTTATCCGCTCAATTTGCAATGCCCTCTCAAACTAAAGATTGCatcaatttgcattttttttttttttttttaaatttataggggtatttATGTTGTATTGAAAAAAAACTGAGGCCATTTTTGTCTTCTTGTTGGCCTTGGGGggcattgacaattttttggtagtttggagggacaatgtcaattgagtggtagttggAGATGGGGTATgtgaacttttttatttatttttaattgtaaaaacaaagttgaaagaaattttattaaaaatgcatgtgctCTTTCAACTGtccttacaattaaaaaaagcatATGTTTCTCATATGTTCCTCCAACCCAGTTTAGAGGGAATCTTTAGcctttaaaaatacaatctataGAAGTATACACCTAAACCAAATTTTATagaatcataaaaaaataaaaaaaaaaaaataaataataataataaaaaaaaattcaagaaaaaatagaaaataaaataaattatttgaagtAGTTTTGGGGGGAGTTTGCAGGAGCCAAAAATAGAAATATGGTTCTCTTTCatttcaaatcaaataaataatatctattttatggtcatgatttaaaatttatgcatttaaccgtatatataaaattaatattaatacgttttataataaatttaaataattcgAAATCACTTACATTACTAAATGCATAAACTTTAAATACGGACTAAATACTGTATCCGTGTTAGTTGTCCCCGAAAATGAGAGGGAGGGAGATGGACGAATGAaggctagggtttagggtgagCCTTGAATCCTACGGTGTAAATTCTGTTTGAGCTAATCTGATGGTCAAAAAGCAACCCTTATATATTCAGACCAACATACATGAATTGTCCGGCAGCGACTACTCACAAGACTCACTTTTTACTTTTGAGCGGctcattttcttgtttatttattttttactcgtGATGGTCAACACAGTTCTGCTGCTGACACGCGTCCAATTCGCTTCCCAATCCCAAAGACTTGGAACTCCGCCGCCATAAGACCAATTCctaatgctctgtttggttCTCAGTAATTTTAGATTGTTGTACTCGGATCTGTTTTGCGTTTAGCTTTTGTCCGTTTGGATCGGATCATTCCACGCTCGAAAATAATACGGGTAAATGTTTTTAGGTGATAAATGTTTttccggaaaatatttttcctcctTGTTCGGGTATGCGCATGAAAACGttagagaaaatattttccattttaCTTCGACAAGAATATTGCTTTTGATTTCTTTATAGTAAAATTTCTCCTTTAGATTGATTCAGATGATTTTCCAACATATCATGTCTTCCTATTTCTTTGGTTGTGACGAATATTTGCTCAGTCAAACGACAAGACTTTTCTTCGTTGACAAACGGCCACTGCAGAAAATAGAAACAATTTCATCCACAGATGAATCTTCCCACAAGAATAGCGGCAGCACAGAGACTGCCTCTTCTCAACGCTCATGCCCTTCCTTTCCCCTCTCTCCGAGGTGCTCATCAATGTCACAAACCCCACagacccatctctctctctctctctctctttggttgCTAATAAAAGAAGCAATATTGAACTTTTATGGTGTTTTTCAGGGGCGCCCAAACTTGGGTTTGTGTTGTATTCGCACCAGAGTAGGAGATTGAGAGTGGGGTTTTCGATTAAAATGTCTCGGAGTTCGGAGATATGCGATGTGGGTGTCGAAAATAAGTTGGGGGTGGTTCACCCTGCCAAAGAAGAGTACGCTGAGGAGGCAATTCAAGCTCTTAAAGCTGGGAAGATTATTGTTGTGCCCACGGATACACTCTACGGATTCGCTTGTGATGCTTGGTATGTCATTCCAACGGGTGCTTTCATAGATTGCCTATCACCTATATGTTTAAAATCCTTAGAGCATTATTATGGGTTTCTAATGTCAGGTATTGAATTCGTCAAATTTTGTATTTGAGGTGAGTTGAAATTTCACTAacctttcatatttttaatttggattTCCAACCATGAGAAGTTTAATTGATCTCAAGGGTATTATTTTGGATAGTTTGTGCATTCCTGTTTAGACAATATAAATGCGAAGCTGGTGAAGAATAATTCTACGTGATTTTGAATGATTGAAAGACCTTAACTTATTTTGGTTATTCCACAGCAAAGTTTTTAGAAATAGACCACTTTTAACTCTTTATCTGCATTCTTCATTCGGAATATCAAGAGCATGGTTGCTGTTCATGTTGTTTGCAGTTCTTTGGAAGCAGTTAATAGGATTTACGAGATTAAAGGACGTAAACATACAAGCCCTCTAGCAATATGTGTTGGGGATGTATCAGATATAAAGCGCTTTGCTGTCACAGACCATTTACCTCATGGCCTGCTTGATTCTCTCCTTCCAGGACCTGTTACTGTCATTCTAAGGCGAGGTTTGTAACTGATACATGTCTCATGATGTAGTAATTCTACaggtacattaagtgtccattaaaaaatgaggggctttcaaaatcactattgagcatgtgattgatcatatgatgattttgatcaaatggtgattttaaaagctaccttattttttaatggacacttaatgtactattaAAATTACTCATCATGATGTCATCACAGAAAAAAGAAGGGATTTTAGTGTTCAGAATCGATTTAAATACTTCTGTTTGTACGTTAGTTGCTAATGGTTGGATCATTATGTAGTCTAAAAGTAGATATTTGGATATTTTACAGGAGAGTCAAGTATTCTTGAGAAGTCTTTGAACCCAGGATTCGATAGTATAGGAGTCCGAGTGCCTGACTGTAACTTCATCAGGGTTATTGCTCGTGGTTCAGGAAGTGCGCTGGCCCTTACAAGTGCAAATCTAAGTGGGCAGCCAAGCAGTGTCTGCATCAAAGATTTTGAGAACCTTTGGCAACACTGTGCATTTGTTTACGACAGTGGTTTGCTTCCAGCTGGTCGAGCAGGCTCAACAATTGTGGACCTGACCAGGGTGGGAAAGTACAAGATTCTTAGACCTGGAAGGTAAGCATCCAGTTGTTAGAATACTTTCCTCAAAGATGTGGTAATTATAGCTTTTCAATCATTCAGGCCTAGAATTGTGAAGAAAATCATGACAAGCATTGTTAGTAGGTGCTGTGTATCGGTTGTTATATATGTCTTTCATTAATGCTTTTGCAAACTTTGCATGAATTTATCAAATATGTTAAGGGATATCAATGCTAATATAAGTCTCATTCTTAAACATTT harbors:
- the LOC133879337 gene encoding uncharacterized protein LOC133879337 encodes the protein MNLPTRIAAAQRLPLLNAHALPFPSLRGAPKLGFVLYSHQSRRLRVGFSIKMSRSSEICDVGVENKLGVVHPAKEEYAEEAIQALKAGKIIVVPTDTLYGFACDACSLEAVNRIYEIKGRKHTSPLAICVGDVSDIKRFAVTDHLPHGLLDSLLPGPVTVILRRGESSILEKSLNPGFDSIGVRVPDCNFIRVIARGSGSALALTSANLSGQPSSVCIKDFENLWQHCAFVYDSGLLPAGRAGSTIVDLTRVGKYKILRPGSAQEETAAILDRHSLLEEATVT